One Halalkalicoccus sp. NIPERK01 genomic region harbors:
- the dhaL gene encoding dihydroxyacetone kinase subunit DhaL, producing the protein MDEDTQREALVAALDAVADRIDRERDHLTELDSAIGDADHGANLHRGFQAALEKSDPGSESDEFVKGVGMALLSKVGGASGPLYGGSLAVASGEFEGGITTASSVAFAEAYLEKVKDRGGASVGDATMVDAITPAVHTYKRAIEVDDLDPLTALSKAVDAAERGVRFTTPIRANKGRASYLGWRSVGHPDPGATSTLYIVEEIYDVAAEYLDGAPEGIDAGAEAETETEDEE; encoded by the coding sequence GTGGACGAGGACACCCAGCGCGAGGCGCTCGTGGCGGCGCTCGACGCGGTCGCCGATCGGATCGACCGCGAGAGGGACCATCTGACCGAACTCGACTCGGCGATCGGGGACGCCGACCACGGCGCGAACCTCCATCGCGGATTTCAGGCCGCACTCGAGAAGAGCGATCCCGGGAGCGAGTCCGACGAGTTCGTCAAGGGGGTCGGAATGGCGCTGCTCTCGAAGGTGGGCGGCGCTTCGGGGCCGCTCTACGGCGGGTCGCTCGCGGTCGCCAGCGGCGAGTTCGAAGGGGGGATCACGACGGCGTCGTCGGTGGCGTTCGCGGAGGCCTACCTCGAGAAGGTGAAGGACCGCGGCGGGGCGAGCGTCGGCGACGCGACGATGGTCGACGCGATCACGCCCGCGGTCCACACGTACAAGCGGGCGATCGAGGTGGACGACCTCGACCCGCTGACGGCGCTCTCGAAGGCGGTCGACGCCGCCGAGCGCGGGGTTCGCTTTACGACGCCCATTCGCGCCAACAAGGGCCGGGCCTCGTATCTGGGCTGGCGGTCGGTCGGGCATCCCGATCCGGGCGCGACGAGCACGCTCTACATCGTGGAGGAGATCTACGACGTGGCCGCGGAGTACCTCGACGGCGCCCCGGAGGGGATCGACGCGGGGGCAGAGGCGGAAACCGAGACGGAGGACGAGGAATGA
- a CDS encoding DUF2892 domain-containing protein, which produces MKFYPEEKNVGSWDRGARLIVGPVLVLVGIAAALGTIALAPVLIAISLVVGAILTVTGLTQKCPMNRLFGINTYKGEPSTKDAETEPTERPA; this is translated from the coding sequence ATGAAATTCTACCCGGAAGAGAAAAACGTCGGTAGCTGGGACCGAGGGGCGCGATTGATCGTCGGGCCGGTGCTCGTGCTCGTCGGAATCGCGGCAGCCCTCGGGACGATCGCCCTCGCACCCGTCCTGATCGCGATAAGCCTCGTCGTCGGGGCGATCCTGACGGTGACCGGCCTCACCCAGAAGTGCCCGATGAACCGACTGTTCGGCATCAACACCTACAAGGGCGAACCGTCGACGAAGGACGCGGAAACCGAACCCACCGAGCGACCCGCCTGA
- the dhaK gene encoding dihydroxyacetone kinase subunit DhaK: MKKLINEPDAVVDEMLDGMVAAHPEYVRRLEETNVLVRADAPVEGKVGLVSGGGSGHEPTHAGYLGEGMLDGAAAGEVFTSPTADQLGEMIGACDGGSGVLCIVKNYEGDVMNFETAIELAGMEGDTDVEYVIVDDDVAVEDSLYTSGRRGVCGTILVHKIAGAAAARGDDLAEVKRLAETVIERVGTMGMALTSCTTPEKGEPTFDLPEDEIELGIGIHGEPGVERAEVMTADAVTEHLTERVLDDLDLAEGARVATIVNGMGGTPLMELYVVNRRLQELLGERGFETRESWVGDYMTSLDMAGCSVTVLELDDELEELLGAPADTPALTVRED; this comes from the coding sequence ATGAAGAAGCTGATCAACGAACCCGACGCGGTCGTCGACGAGATGCTCGACGGGATGGTCGCGGCCCACCCGGAGTACGTCCGCCGCTTGGAGGAAACGAACGTCCTCGTCCGGGCCGACGCGCCGGTCGAGGGGAAGGTGGGACTCGTCTCGGGCGGCGGGAGCGGCCACGAGCCGACCCACGCGGGGTATCTCGGCGAGGGGATGCTCGACGGCGCGGCCGCGGGCGAGGTGTTCACCTCCCCGACCGCCGACCAACTGGGGGAGATGATCGGGGCCTGCGACGGCGGCTCGGGCGTCCTCTGTATCGTCAAGAACTACGAGGGCGACGTGATGAACTTCGAGACGGCGATCGAACTCGCCGGGATGGAGGGCGATACGGACGTCGAGTACGTCATCGTCGACGACGACGTGGCCGTCGAGGACTCGCTCTATACGTCGGGCCGCCGGGGCGTCTGCGGGACGATCCTCGTCCACAAGATCGCGGGGGCCGCGGCCGCGCGCGGCGACGACCTCGCGGAGGTCAAACGCCTCGCCGAGACGGTCATCGAGCGGGTGGGGACGATGGGGATGGCGCTGACCTCCTGTACGACGCCCGAGAAGGGCGAGCCGACGTTCGACCTCCCGGAGGACGAGATCGAACTCGGGATCGGCATCCACGGCGAGCCGGGCGTCGAGCGAGCGGAGGTCATGACGGCCGACGCGGTCACCGAGCACCTCACGGAGCGGGTACTCGACGACCTCGACCTCGCGGAGGGCGCGCGGGTCGCAACGATCGTCAACGGGATGGGGGGGACCCCGCTGATGGAGCTGTACGTCGTGAACCGTCGGCTCCAAGAGCTGCTCGGCGAGCGCGGGTTCGAGACCCGCGAGAGCTGGGTCGGCGACTACATGACCTCGCTCGACATGGCGGGCTGTTCGGTGACGGTGCTGGAACTCGACGACGAACTCGAGGAGCTGCTCGGCGCGCCCGCTGACACCCCGGCGCTGACGGTCCGGGAGGACTGA
- the dhaM gene encoding dihydroxyacetone kinase phosphoryl donor subunit DhaM, which produces MIGLVVVSHSARLAEGVVDVAGEMAGDATVVAAGGTEDGRLGTSVDLIAAAIEEASEGTEGVVVLADLGSAVMNAEMAIELAEVEAAFADAPLVEGAVNAAVSATGPKATLDSIRESAEEARGLSKT; this is translated from the coding sequence ATGATCGGCCTCGTCGTCGTCTCACACAGCGCGCGCCTCGCCGAGGGCGTCGTCGACGTCGCGGGCGAGATGGCCGGCGACGCCACCGTCGTCGCCGCGGGCGGCACCGAGGACGGCCGACTGGGAACGAGCGTCGACCTGATCGCGGCGGCCATCGAGGAGGCGAGCGAGGGAACCGAGGGCGTCGTCGTCCTCGCCGACCTCGGGAGCGCGGTGATGAACGCCGAGATGGCGATCGAGCTCGCTGAAGTCGAGGCGGCCTTCGCGGACGCCCCGCTGGTCGAGGGGGCGGTCAACGCCGCCGTGAGCGCGACGGGTCCGAAGGCGACGCTCGATTCGATCAGGGAGTCCGCAGAGGAGGCCCGCGGGCTGTCGAAGACATGA
- the cas6 gene encoding CRISPR-associated endoribonuclease Cas6, protein MAHLSARADTAYDNAYHHKLRGRLWGALSGTEYDERHDANEPPGFAYSNPFPPRDMRAGDERKLLVAAPEEPLLTHVVRDLQTERELNIGEMPFRVEDMSAFSPDVGEPGTRGTLETGTGLLVRIPPWRCDEYGIDHPGGDTAVFWRPEHTTEPLLNQLEANLDKKHGLFCPEYLPGPSDVEGELFDSYELIKTFAVPVQVTERETRTYVLSKWRFGYTVRDDDHRRHLNLALDCGLGERNSLGFGFVNVVEKQGPFGEPAPEVHGR, encoded by the coding sequence ATGGCCCACCTCTCGGCGCGGGCCGATACGGCCTACGACAACGCGTATCACCACAAGCTTCGCGGGCGGCTGTGGGGGGCGCTTTCCGGCACCGAGTACGACGAGCGCCACGACGCGAACGAGCCGCCGGGGTTTGCCTACTCGAATCCGTTCCCGCCGCGGGACATGCGAGCGGGCGACGAGCGCAAACTCCTCGTGGCCGCGCCCGAGGAACCGCTGCTCACGCACGTCGTTCGCGACCTGCAGACAGAGCGCGAACTGAACATCGGGGAGATGCCGTTCCGCGTCGAGGACATGAGCGCCTTTTCGCCCGACGTGGGCGAGCCCGGTACCAGGGGGACGCTCGAAACCGGCACCGGACTCTTGGTTCGGATCCCGCCGTGGCGATGCGACGAGTACGGGATCGACCATCCCGGCGGCGACACGGCGGTGTTCTGGCGGCCCGAGCACACCACCGAGCCGCTTTTGAACCAGCTTGAGGCGAATCTCGACAAGAAACACGGGCTGTTTTGTCCAGAATATCTTCCGGGGCCGAGCGACGTGGAGGGTGAGTTGTTCGATTCGTACGAACTGATAAAGACGTTCGCGGTGCCCGTGCAGGTGACCGAGCGCGAGACGAGGACCTACGTGCTGAGCAAGTGGCGCTTCGGCTATACGGTTCGGGACGACGACCACCGGCGGCACCTGAACCTCGCGCTCGACTGTGGGCTGGGCGAGCGCAACTCGCTCGGGTTCGGGTTCGTGAACGTCGTCGAAAAACAGGGGCCGTTCGGCGAGCCCGCTCCGGAGGTACACGGCAGATGA
- the purL gene encoding phosphoribosylformylglycinamidine synthase subunit PurL — MSLSDSDREIITAELGREPTRAEAALFENLWSEHCAYRSSRPLLGAFDSEGAQVVVGPGDDAAVVALPDPDGRNSETYITLGIESHNHPSYVDPYDGAATGIGGIVRDTLSMGAYPIALTDSLYFGGFDREHTRYLLEGVVEGIADYGNAIGVPTVGGNLAFHPGYEGNPLVNVACVGLLSEERLVTAKAQQAGNKLVLVGNATGRDGLGGASFASEDLAEDAETEDRPAVQVGDPYAEKLLIEANEVLVGEGLIESARDLGAAGLGGASSELVAKGGFGAEIDLNRVHQREPNMAPLEILLAESQERMCYEVRPENVKRVEAVAERFDLGCSVIGEVTEGNYVCEFDESEAQRASEAPSSVEHGPTDGRAAEPRDGGDEPRGRETVVDVPPDFLADGAPMNDLGHVEPSQPERDLPEVALEGAFEGVVGSPNTASKEWVYRQYDHEVGLRTATGPGDDAAVLAIREAGSADGSSGENRESGTGLAISAGAEPNWTAADPYEGARAVAVENATNLAAKGATPLAAVDCLNGGNPEKPEVYGGFRAVVSGLADACSALSVPVVGGNVSLYNDSATGPIPPTPTLAMVASREGYDAPPTGFSGEGALLVVGDPVLTGEADPELGGSELLARFGGSDRFPAPAENASEFVAALAVVADGEGTLAVHDASHGGLAVTLAEMVGTAGTRVDLSGGPALGRLFNERAGRVVIETADPEGVRERFDGVAPVAEIGESIPERSLTIGTDGGTLTYSAEEITELRGVLARELD, encoded by the coding sequence ATGAGTCTGTCCGACTCGGACCGCGAGATCATCACCGCCGAACTCGGGCGCGAACCCACGCGAGCGGAGGCCGCGCTGTTCGAGAACCTCTGGAGCGAGCACTGCGCGTATCGTTCCTCGCGCCCGCTCCTGGGCGCGTTCGACAGCGAGGGCGCACAGGTGGTCGTCGGGCCGGGCGACGACGCCGCGGTCGTCGCGCTTCCCGACCCCGACGGCAGGAACAGCGAGACGTACATCACCCTCGGAATCGAGAGCCACAACCACCCCTCCTACGTCGACCCCTACGACGGGGCGGCGACGGGGATCGGGGGGATAGTGCGAGACACCCTCTCGATGGGGGCGTACCCCATCGCGCTCACCGACTCGCTGTACTTCGGGGGGTTCGACCGCGAGCACACGCGATACCTTCTAGAAGGAGTCGTCGAAGGAATCGCCGACTACGGCAACGCGATCGGCGTTCCCACGGTCGGAGGGAACCTCGCCTTTCACCCCGGCTACGAGGGCAACCCGCTGGTGAACGTCGCCTGCGTGGGTCTGCTCTCCGAGGAGCGCCTCGTCACGGCGAAAGCCCAGCAGGCGGGCAACAAACTCGTGCTCGTCGGCAACGCTACCGGCCGGGACGGGCTGGGCGGCGCGAGCTTCGCGAGCGAGGACCTCGCGGAGGACGCGGAGACGGAGGACCGCCCCGCTGTGCAGGTCGGCGATCCCTACGCCGAGAAGCTGCTGATCGAGGCCAACGAGGTGCTGGTCGGGGAGGGGCTGATCGAGTCCGCCCGCGATCTGGGTGCGGCGGGACTCGGCGGCGCGTCGAGCGAACTCGTCGCGAAGGGCGGCTTCGGCGCCGAGATCGATCTGAACCGCGTCCACCAGCGCGAACCGAACATGGCTCCACTAGAAATCCTGCTCGCCGAGTCCCAGGAACGCATGTGCTACGAGGTGCGACCGGAAAACGTCAAGCGCGTCGAGGCGGTCGCCGAGCGGTTCGATCTGGGCTGTTCGGTCATCGGCGAGGTCACGGAGGGCAACTACGTCTGCGAGTTCGACGAAAGCGAGGCCCAGCGGGCCTCGGAGGCGCCGAGTAGCGTGGAGCATGGCCCCACGGACGGTCGAGCGGCGGAGCCGCGAGACGGCGGCGACGAGCCGCGAGGCCGCGAGACGGTCGTCGACGTCCCGCCCGACTTTCTCGCCGACGGCGCGCCGATGAACGACCTCGGGCACGTCGAACCCTCCCAACCCGAGCGCGACCTGCCCGAGGTCGCGCTGGAAGGGGCGTTCGAGGGGGTGGTGGGAAGTCCGAACACCGCGAGCAAGGAGTGGGTGTACCGCCAGTACGATCACGAGGTCGGCCTGCGGACGGCGACGGGGCCGGGCGACGACGCCGCCGTGCTGGCCATCAGGGAGGCGGGCTCCGCCGACGGATCGAGCGGTGAGAACCGCGAGTCGGGGACCGGTCTCGCGATCTCTGCGGGCGCCGAGCCCAACTGGACGGCGGCCGACCCCTACGAGGGCGCGCGGGCGGTCGCCGTCGAGAACGCGACGAACCTCGCGGCGAAGGGCGCGACTCCGCTGGCCGCCGTGGACTGTCTCAACGGCGGCAATCCCGAGAAGCCCGAGGTCTACGGCGGGTTTCGAGCCGTCGTCTCGGGGCTCGCCGACGCCTGTTCGGCGCTGTCGGTCCCGGTCGTCGGCGGGAACGTCTCGCTGTACAACGATTCTGCGACGGGGCCGATCCCTCCGACGCCGACGCTGGCGATGGTCGCCAGTCGCGAGGGCTACGACGCCCCGCCAACGGGGTTCTCGGGCGAGGGTGCCCTGCTGGTCGTGGGCGATCCCGTCCTCACAGGTGAAGCGGACCCCGAACTCGGGGGCTCCGAACTGCTCGCGCGCTTCGGCGGCTCGGATCGATTCCCTGCTCCCGCCGAGAACGCGAGCGAGTTCGTCGCGGCACTCGCGGTGGTCGCCGACGGCGAGGGGACGCTCGCGGTCCACGACGCGAGCCACGGCGGGCTCGCCGTGACGCTGGCGGAGATGGTCGGTACGGCGGGCACGCGGGTCGACCTCTCGGGCGGGCCGGCGCTCGGTCGACTGTTCAACGAGCGCGCGGGCCGTGTGGTGATCGAGACGGCCGACCCCGAGGGCGTCCGCGAGCGCTTCGACGGGGTCGCGCCGGTCGCCGAGATCGGCGAGTCGATCCCCGAGCGGTCGCTCACGATCGGGACCGATGGCGGCACACTCACCTACTCCGCCGAGGAGATCACGGAGTTGCGTGGCGTCCTCGCGCGCGAACTCGACTGA
- a CDS encoding flavodoxin domain-containing protein, translating into MAFVLVVYGTGEGQTERVAGHVADVVRERGHDVTLVRGDRVPEGFSIAEYDGAVVGASVHGGRHQRYIREFVVENRAALDVMPSAFFSVSLSAAGEESGREQARALLDGFLEDVDWQPAVKAIVPGRLAYSQYGPIKRLVMRLIAKRAGGATDTSRDHEYTDWEGVTWFAEEFLDRLESE; encoded by the coding sequence GTGGCGTTCGTTCTCGTCGTTTACGGCACCGGCGAGGGCCAGACCGAACGGGTCGCCGGCCACGTCGCGGACGTGGTTCGCGAGCGCGGCCACGACGTGACGCTGGTTCGTGGCGACAGGGTCCCGGAGGGGTTCTCGATCGCGGAGTACGACGGCGCGGTCGTCGGCGCGTCCGTCCACGGGGGCCGACACCAGCGCTACATACGCGAGTTCGTCGTCGAGAACCGCGCGGCACTCGACGTGATGCCCTCGGCGTTCTTCTCGGTGAGCCTCTCGGCGGCGGGCGAGGAATCGGGACGCGAGCAGGCCCGTGCCCTCCTCGACGGGTTCCTGGAGGACGTCGACTGGCAACCGGCGGTGAAGGCCATCGTCCCCGGCAGGCTCGCCTACAGCCAGTACGGGCCGATAAAACGCCTCGTCATGAGGCTGATCGCGAAACGAGCCGGCGGCGCGACCGACACCTCGCGGGACCACGAGTACACCGACTGGGAGGGCGTCACCTGGTTCGCCGAGGAGTTCCTCGATCGCCTCGAATCGGAGTGA
- the cas7b gene encoding type I-B CRISPR-associated protein Cas7/Csh2, translating to MTEYAYADDSYDPVENRSEIVFCYDAVDANPNGNPLSGSNRPRIDPRTQQAVVTDVRLKRYLRDQLDDDGHGVYVRNVKNEAGNQSERWELLRDRLRGLDPDEWDLGDLDEDDEAALREEIFGEFLDDAADVRYFGATMSMDLQEKYEGFEDYLPDHFTGPVQFSPAKTIHPVTENEEYNSLTSVIATGSDKKQGGFDLDDHRIQYGFIAFHGLVDEHGAADTKLSREDVKRLDTLCWRAIKNQTISRSKVGQEPRLYLRVEYADEGYHLGGLTRDLAVDEDRSDPIENVRNVRDLTVDLTDLLARLERHADRIDRVRVAASNVLAASVDDEVLTAGVDTGQHGIYDALRERLGDGTVDVVDVYDEAGRTKPAAADD from the coding sequence ATGACTGAATACGCATACGCCGACGACAGTTACGACCCGGTAGAGAATCGCTCCGAAATCGTGTTCTGCTACGACGCCGTCGATGCGAACCCCAACGGCAACCCGCTCAGCGGGTCGAACCGTCCGCGGATCGATCCGCGGACCCAGCAAGCAGTCGTCACGGACGTCCGCCTCAAACGGTATCTACGGGATCAGCTCGACGACGACGGCCACGGCGTCTACGTCCGCAACGTCAAAAACGAGGCCGGCAACCAGTCCGAACGCTGGGAACTACTCCGCGACCGACTCCGCGGACTGGACCCCGACGAATGGGACCTCGGCGATCTCGACGAGGACGACGAAGCGGCGCTCCGCGAGGAGATCTTCGGTGAGTTCCTCGACGACGCCGCGGACGTCCGATACTTCGGGGCGACGATGAGCATGGACCTACAGGAGAAGTACGAGGGGTTCGAGGACTACCTCCCCGATCACTTCACCGGGCCCGTCCAGTTCTCCCCGGCGAAGACGATCCACCCGGTGACGGAAAACGAGGAGTACAACAGCCTCACCAGCGTCATCGCAACTGGTTCCGACAAGAAGCAGGGCGGGTTCGACCTCGACGACCACCGGATCCAGTACGGGTTCATCGCGTTTCACGGGCTCGTCGACGAACACGGCGCGGCCGACACGAAACTCTCGAGGGAGGACGTCAAGCGCCTCGATACTCTCTGCTGGCGGGCCATCAAGAACCAGACGATCAGTCGGAGCAAGGTCGGACAGGAACCCCGACTCTATCTCCGCGTTGAGTACGCCGACGAGGGCTATCACCTCGGCGGTCTCACCCGCGACCTCGCGGTCGACGAGGATCGTTCCGACCCCATCGAGAACGTTCGAAACGTTCGGGACCTCACGGTCGACCTGACGGATCTACTCGCACGCCTTGAGCGCCACGCGGATCGAATCGACCGCGTTCGCGTCGCCGCGAGCAACGTGCTCGCGGCCAGCGTCGACGACGAGGTGTTGACGGCAGGCGTGGACACGGGCCAGCACGGGATCTACGACGCGCTCCGGGAGCGCCTCGGCGATGGGACGGTCGACGTCGTCGATGTGTACGATGAGGCCGGCCGAACGAAGCCCGCAGCGGCCGACGACTGA
- a CDS encoding ornithine cyclodeaminase family protein has product MVRILSDGDVVALLDLADLLGVVEEAFVKQGRGEVERPERPHFPVGTGLESDEPLGTGLTMPAYVHGAECYATKLASVHPGNPDRGLPTVNAQIAVTDARTGRARAYVDGTRITGARTGCIAGLAARDLAEDPLTVGVIGAGTQARWGARAIAAGSALEGVRVHSPSSSRERCAADLTERGIPAEAVDTPAEAVAGADVVLTATTSEEPVFPGGALEPDAVVVAVGAYGAEMRELDGETIRRAAAVLADVPEEAIRTGDLRDSGLSLDDLVPFADVFEGEFSRPGGIIVLSSVGSAVLDAATAEFLVERAERDGIGVTVDIE; this is encoded by the coding sequence ATGGTCCGGATCCTCTCCGACGGCGACGTCGTGGCGCTGCTCGACCTCGCGGACCTCCTCGGGGTGGTCGAGGAGGCCTTCGTCAAACAGGGCCGCGGCGAGGTCGAACGCCCGGAACGCCCGCACTTTCCGGTCGGTACCGGGTTGGAATCGGACGAACCGCTCGGGACCGGGCTGACGATGCCCGCCTACGTCCACGGGGCGGAGTGCTACGCGACGAAACTCGCGAGCGTCCACCCGGGGAACCCCGATCGGGGACTCCCGACGGTCAACGCCCAGATCGCCGTCACCGACGCCCGGACGGGGAGGGCGAGGGCGTACGTGGACGGCACCCGGATAACGGGCGCACGGACCGGCTGTATCGCCGGGCTGGCCGCCCGCGACCTCGCCGAGGACCCGCTCACGGTGGGCGTGATCGGCGCGGGCACGCAGGCGCGCTGGGGGGCCCGTGCGATCGCCGCCGGAAGCGCCCTCGAAGGGGTTCGGGTCCACTCGCCGAGCAGTTCGAGAGAACGGTGTGCGGCGGACCTCACGGAGCGAGGGATCCCGGCCGAAGCGGTCGACACCCCCGCCGAGGCCGTCGCCGGCGCCGACGTGGTCCTGACGGCGACCACGAGCGAGGAACCGGTGTTTCCGGGAGGCGCGCTCGAACCCGACGCGGTGGTGGTCGCCGTCGGGGCCTACGGCGCCGAGATGCGCGAACTGGATGGCGAAACGATCCGACGGGCGGCGGCGGTGCTGGCGGACGTCCCCGAGGAAGCGATTCGTACGGGCGACCTGCGCGACAGTGGGCTCTCGCTCGACGACCTCGTTCCCTTCGCCGACGTGTTCGAGGGTGAGTTCTCCCGGCCCGGTGGGATCATCGTCCTCAGTAGCGTCGGTTCGGCGGTGCTCGACGCCGCGACCGCCGAATTCCTCGTCGAACGGGCGGAACGGGACGGAATCGGGGTGACCGTCGATATCGAATGA
- the cas8b gene encoding type I-B CRISPR-associated protein Cas8b/Csh1 produces the protein MSLLPTPYEFEKQYEDDEELATELPDRPITSLRDLQYLYGRLYTLATAGGGEYASYLTPEKSTDLFDEPESLAVLRVDLSGDEPRLDPEQPVQFRTYTRDLVEPVAHSWFNAARGFDHSITHRTGKGKDPEKIAEYLTERLTAWAADDVIQETVTDHEDGWIVEALAELGEQEDIDDRIQGAVEERLEGSTTALTTVAVKLEPDGEYRLPGACGSDVFNVAMRARKRSKLVSKGEATNSAGQATDLVTGSRGRTVGTAEDPLNYFLGKQLEKFPGFDPNEAWRTHPISEDVAVTLMNASTFVDACSYYTLESNVYYLPYFFGRITPEEARELYRMLHDVVVEDDLTPVEKVYKAYNRDEIHEELATRMRFYVAAVLKHQMKRFDVFGDTLDCTLFHPVGLASAHDAVTNSWVFDADATLPHSDVRPAMPTHENWEMLVADEEYLLGSITNGWYFRTTFAEPDDDQTASADDFRIQALVAALSGDPIPASTVLEEYVERLLDDEGEGFPTFRVATQYAQLCALAEAGLLDGEDESLTKATTYTDQSMTHTTDTRARADGGSDREKREAKLELFLEETPALSSENPERRGGFLLGVLVGQVTGYQQVSEGRSTTLVDQYPIKAITDTKVKRLTSDVIDKDVIYSRDKGLPSTMYGEVVDRIVETLPKVDADGGWSIDTSELRYYYALGVAYGMNNWTTSDEPTEDNEATESAEATDD, from the coding sequence ATGAGCCTCCTTCCGACCCCTTACGAGTTCGAGAAACAGTACGAGGACGACGAGGAACTCGCCACGGAGCTACCCGATCGACCGATAACGTCACTTCGGGACCTCCAGTACCTGTACGGGCGGCTGTACACGCTGGCGACTGCGGGCGGCGGGGAGTACGCCTCGTATCTCACGCCGGAGAAATCGACGGACCTGTTCGACGAACCCGAAAGCCTTGCAGTCCTGCGGGTCGATCTGTCCGGCGACGAGCCACGCCTCGATCCGGAACAGCCGGTCCAGTTCCGGACGTACACCCGCGATCTCGTGGAGCCGGTGGCCCATTCGTGGTTCAACGCGGCTCGTGGATTCGACCACAGCATCACCCACCGAACGGGAAAGGGAAAGGATCCCGAAAAGATCGCAGAGTACCTCACCGAGCGGCTCACCGCCTGGGCGGCCGACGACGTGATCCAAGAAACGGTCACCGACCACGAGGACGGCTGGATCGTCGAGGCACTCGCAGAACTCGGCGAGCAGGAGGACATCGACGATCGGATTCAGGGGGCAGTCGAGGAGCGCCTCGAGGGATCGACGACGGCGCTGACGACCGTCGCGGTGAAACTCGAGCCCGACGGAGAGTACCGGCTGCCGGGTGCCTGTGGGAGCGACGTTTTCAACGTCGCAATGCGTGCGAGAAAGCGTTCGAAACTCGTCTCGAAGGGGGAAGCGACGAACTCCGCAGGCCAGGCGACTGATCTGGTAACCGGCTCCCGAGGCCGAACGGTGGGAACCGCTGAGGACCCGCTCAACTACTTCCTCGGCAAGCAGCTGGAGAAGTTCCCCGGCTTCGACCCGAACGAAGCGTGGCGAACCCACCCAATATCCGAGGACGTCGCAGTGACGCTGATGAACGCCTCGACGTTCGTCGACGCCTGTAGCTACTACACGCTGGAGTCGAACGTCTACTATCTCCCGTACTTCTTCGGCCGAATCACGCCCGAGGAAGCGCGGGAACTCTACCGGATGCTCCACGACGTCGTCGTAGAGGACGACCTTACCCCGGTCGAGAAGGTCTACAAGGCCTACAATCGCGACGAGATCCACGAGGAGCTGGCGACCCGTATGCGCTTCTACGTGGCCGCGGTATTGAAACACCAGATGAAGCGCTTCGACGTGTTCGGCGACACGCTCGACTGCACGCTGTTCCATCCGGTGGGACTCGCGAGCGCCCACGACGCGGTGACGAACTCGTGGGTGTTCGACGCCGACGCCACGCTTCCTCACTCGGACGTCCGGCCAGCGATGCCGACCCACGAGAACTGGGAGATGCTCGTCGCGGACGAGGAGTACCTGTTGGGATCGATCACGAACGGCTGGTACTTCCGAACGACGTTCGCCGAACCCGACGACGACCAGACGGCATCGGCGGACGACTTCCGAATCCAGGCGCTCGTCGCCGCGCTTTCGGGGGACCCGATTCCCGCTTCGACGGTGCTCGAGGAGTACGTCGAGCGGTTGCTCGACGACGAGGGCGAGGGCTTCCCGACGTTCCGGGTCGCGACGCAGTACGCACAGCTCTGCGCGCTCGCGGAAGCAGGTCTGCTCGACGGCGAGGACGAATCGTTGACGAAAGCAACGACGTACACGGATCAATCAATGACACACACGACCGACACACGGGCCCGCGCGGATGGCGGCTCCGACCGCGAGAAACGCGAGGCGAAGCTCGAACTGTTCCTCGAAGAGACGCCGGCCCTGTCGTCCGAGAACCCGGAGCGTCGTGGAGGATTTCTCCTCGGCGTGCTGGTCGGACAGGTAACCGGTTATCAGCAGGTAAGCGAGGGACGCTCGACGACCCTCGTCGATCAGTATCCGATCAAGGCGATCACCGACACGAAGGTGAAACGGCTCACCAGCGACGTCATCGACAAGGACGTGATCTACTCTCGGGACAAGGGCCTCCCCTCAACGATGTACGGCGAAGTCGTCGACCGGATCGTCGAAACGCTCCCCAAGGTAGACGCTGACGGCGGCTGGTCGATCGACACGAGTGAGCTGCGCTACTACTACGCGCTCGGGGTCGCCTATGGAATGAACAACTGGACGACGAGCGACGAACCGACCGAAGATAACGAGGCAACCGAATCCGCGGAGGCAACCGATGACTGA